A single region of the Neisseria zoodegmatis genome encodes:
- the nrdR gene encoding transcriptional regulator NrdR: MKCPFCHHPNTQVTDSRLLEETNSIRRRRRCPSCGQRFGTFETVEMRMPQIIKSTGARVPFNPHKLRTSLERALHKRPIDAETIDDTVALIEQRLYSLGHKEVSSQLVGEMAMEELAKIDQVAYVRFASVYKSFNDVSEFTQAIATLPKEGK, from the coding sequence ATGAAATGCCCTTTCTGCCATCACCCTAACACCCAAGTGACCGACTCGCGGCTTTTGGAAGAAACCAACAGCATCCGCCGCCGCCGCCGTTGCCCTTCATGCGGGCAGCGTTTCGGTACATTTGAAACCGTAGAGATGCGGATGCCGCAAATCATCAAAAGCACAGGCGCGCGCGTACCATTCAATCCCCACAAACTGCGCACCAGCCTAGAACGCGCCCTGCACAAACGCCCGATTGACGCCGAAACCATCGACGATACCGTTGCATTAATCGAACAACGCTTATACAGCCTCGGGCACAAAGAAGTGTCGTCCCAACTCGTCGGCGAAATGGCCATGGAAGAGCTGGCTAAAATCGACCAAGTAGCCTATGTGCGCTTTGCCTCTGTTTATAAAAGCTTCAACGACGTATCCGAGTTCACACAAGCCATCGCCACGCTTCCGAA